One window of Candidatus Nitrospira kreftii genomic DNA carries:
- a CDS encoding hypothetical protein (conserved protein of unknown function), translating to MSRRRHTRTPRSRSSRSRPRHPSSWLIRFIQRRWDELRLFIRVVRKAPSTIQVGISLAILVIVSLTINWVYHTFYKPTELFFPVEKALHKSPRETWREYGAFFEKHSTSTITPELLAALAQAEGSGNPVARTYWRWEPASRNPLEWYQPASTAVGMFQITNGTFQEGKRYCIHNHQVVEDGPWYDFESCWFNSLYTRVIPSHAIELTAVHLDRYVNRAIGNQPATPKQKQDLAAVIHLCGAGFGRDYVRRNYRFGVHQRCGDHDVQTYLRKIQTLTQQFAFLKTQ from the coding sequence ATGTCGCGTCGTCGCCATACTCGCACTCCCCGTTCTCGCTCCTCACGCTCCCGCCCCCGCCATCCCTCCAGCTGGCTCATACGTTTCATACAGCGGCGGTGGGACGAGCTGAGGCTGTTTATCCGCGTCGTCCGAAAGGCTCCCTCGACGATACAGGTGGGGATCAGCCTCGCCATCCTGGTCATCGTGTCGCTGACCATCAACTGGGTCTATCATACCTTTTATAAACCCACGGAATTATTTTTCCCGGTGGAGAAAGCGCTTCACAAAAGCCCACGTGAGACATGGCGGGAATACGGTGCTTTCTTCGAAAAACATTCCACATCCACGATCACGCCTGAATTGCTGGCGGCCCTGGCTCAAGCCGAGGGATCCGGAAATCCAGTGGCGCGAACCTATTGGCGTTGGGAACCGGCTTCGCGGAATCCCTTGGAGTGGTACCAACCGGCCTCAACCGCAGTGGGCATGTTTCAAATCACCAATGGCACCTTTCAAGAAGGCAAGCGCTATTGCATCCACAATCACCAAGTCGTAGAAGATGGGCCGTGGTATGACTTTGAGTCCTGCTGGTTCAACAGTCTTTATACACGGGTCATTCCCAGCCACGCGATTGAGTTGACCGCCGTCCATCTCGACCGATACGTGAACAGGGCCATCGGAAACCAACCAGCCACTCCCAAACAGAAGCAGGATCTCGCTGCTGTGATCCACCTCTGCGGCGCAGGATTCGGCCGTGACTATGTACGGCGTAACTATCGTTTCGGTGTCCATCAGCGGTGCGGCGACCATGATGTACAGACGTACCTTAGGAAGATTCAAACACTCACGCAGCAGTTCGCATTTCTCAAGACACAATGA
- a CDS encoding hypothetical protein (conserved exported protein of unknown function), with product MRRYSMLAAVLMVVMIAPALALSQSFTDKAKKDSAVEMSDEEPAMQKAMERARTGLDDFLRKAGSPPPETEYYSVKVRVREGDSLEYLWLSNLKTQGEMWSGRIDNVPMIRSVKKGQSYSFAKSEIVDWTYIDKSQKKVVGNFTTCAILTKEPPDVAQKIQKQYGLDCDR from the coding sequence ATGCGACGTTATAGTATGCTGGCTGCCGTTCTGATGGTTGTCATGATTGCCCCCGCGCTTGCACTGTCCCAATCATTCACAGACAAAGCCAAAAAGGACAGCGCAGTAGAGATGAGCGACGAGGAGCCGGCTATGCAGAAGGCCATGGAGCGCGCGCGGACGGGTTTAGACGATTTTCTTCGAAAGGCTGGGTCTCCACCGCCGGAGACTGAATACTATTCGGTCAAGGTGAGAGTTCGGGAAGGAGACAGTCTGGAGTATTTGTGGCTCTCAAACTTAAAAACGCAGGGCGAGATGTGGTCCGGTCGGATCGATAATGTTCCGATGATCCGTTCAGTTAAAAAGGGACAATCCTACTCCTTCGCCAAGAGCGAAATCGTGGATTGGACGTATATTGATAAGAGCCAGAAGAAGGTGGTCGGGAATTTCACCACCTGTGCCATCCTCACGAAAGAGCCACCCGACGTGGCGCAGAAGATTCAGAAACAATATGGTCTGGACTGTGATCGATAA